A region of Halalkaliarchaeum desulfuricum DNA encodes the following proteins:
- a CDS encoding protein sorting system archaetidylserine synthase (This PssA-like phosphatidyltransferase, along with a PssD-like decarboxylase, is required in Haloarchaea for the archaeosortase ArtA to replace the PGF-CTERM sorting signal with a C-terminal lipid anchor.) — MIPRFLGRLGLADYVTTANAALGFLAAVAATMDVGIAARLLLLAAIMDALDGIIARKYGSTPAGVYLDSLADVASFGVAPAFLVSYTVLSEWGMDEPKALIGIAIGAVFVALAVVRLGLYNAYDIGTKETEGVQTTLAATILAAAVLAGYTAPAFLVPLTALLAVLMVTPITYPDLHPQDAAVMGIVQVLAIVLTGQPGEVFAFALLFLSLAYLLFGPRFYWQDHLDL; from the coding sequence GTGATCCCACGGTTCCTCGGCCGTCTGGGGCTGGCCGACTACGTCACCACGGCGAACGCGGCGCTGGGGTTTCTGGCCGCCGTAGCCGCGACGATGGACGTGGGGATCGCGGCCCGCCTGCTGTTGTTGGCGGCGATCATGGACGCGCTCGACGGCATCATCGCTCGCAAGTATGGGTCGACCCCGGCAGGCGTATATCTCGACTCGCTTGCGGACGTTGCCTCCTTCGGTGTCGCGCCGGCGTTCCTCGTTTCCTACACCGTACTCAGCGAGTGGGGGATGGACGAGCCGAAGGCGTTGATCGGGATTGCCATCGGGGCGGTGTTCGTCGCACTGGCGGTGGTTCGTCTCGGACTGTACAACGCCTACGACATCGGAACGAAGGAGACCGAAGGCGTCCAGACCACGCTCGCGGCGACGATCCTCGCGGCCGCCGTCCTCGCCGGCTACACCGCACCGGCATTCCTCGTGCCGCTTACCGCCCTTCTCGCGGTGCTGATGGTGACGCCGATAACGTACCCTGATCTTCACCCGCAAGACGCGGCAGTCATGGGAATCGTTCAGGTCCTCGCAATCGTGCTCACGGGCCAGCCCGGGGAAGTGTTCGCGTTCGCTCTGCTGTTCCTCTCGCTCGCGTACCTTCTGTTCGGACCGCGATTTTACTGGCAGGACCACCTCGATCTGTAA
- a CDS encoding 4Fe-4S ferredoxin N-terminal domain-containing protein yields MPPDPADPEWEDWANEKLEDVDFDAELGREMAKDAMRLANGELSESEFYGRYHEQVLEEFGIDRRDEAMEPEEFSGDGKRGGGNDSCGNGGGGNGGGNDGAMPGVPGEEHSRRSVLKTAGMLGAAAVGLGGLEGAAGGGHVDDDDGDVQMGMAINTNQCVACLQCVEACNEENNNTADALWMFVHRYVEDDYRDREAYLPRPCQHCSEPSCSTACPVQARYKREEDGIVMTDYDLCVGCRYCEIACPYGVNYLQWGEPHELDEFGVHLDIDTPREAAGGVHAGGNPPQGVMGKCTFCVHRQDSDNEDLQGTTACEEVCPVDAIHFGDLEDSESAPRQHLEELDDDASTFRLLEFMGTEPNVIYVGDEPGAPATPVEGPRTVEDMHRDLTRERKGRPPVEYPSPGSDEDGS; encoded by the coding sequence ATGCCACCCGATCCGGCCGATCCGGAGTGGGAGGACTGGGCGAACGAGAAACTGGAAGACGTCGACTTCGACGCCGAACTGGGTCGAGAGATGGCCAAAGACGCAATGCGATTGGCCAATGGGGAACTGTCCGAAAGTGAATTTTACGGGCGATACCACGAGCAGGTTCTCGAGGAGTTCGGCATCGACAGGCGGGACGAGGCGATGGAACCGGAGGAGTTCAGCGGGGATGGAAAACGCGGCGGCGGAAACGACAGTTGCGGAAACGGCGGTGGCGGGAACGGCGGCGGGAACGACGGCGCGATGCCGGGCGTCCCGGGGGAAGAGCATTCGCGGCGTTCGGTACTCAAGACCGCTGGAATGCTGGGCGCTGCGGCGGTAGGCCTGGGAGGTCTCGAAGGGGCGGCGGGCGGCGGCCACGTCGATGATGACGACGGGGACGTTCAGATGGGAATGGCGATAAACACCAACCAGTGTGTCGCCTGCCTCCAGTGTGTGGAGGCGTGCAACGAGGAGAACAACAACACGGCCGACGCGCTATGGATGTTCGTCCATCGGTACGTCGAGGACGACTACCGGGATCGTGAGGCGTATCTACCGCGACCATGCCAGCACTGTTCGGAGCCGTCGTGTTCGACCGCCTGTCCCGTCCAGGCCCGATACAAACGCGAGGAGGACGGCATCGTGATGACGGATTACGACCTCTGTGTTGGCTGTCGATACTGCGAGATCGCCTGTCCGTACGGCGTCAACTACCTCCAGTGGGGCGAGCCCCACGAACTCGACGAGTTCGGTGTCCACCTGGACATCGACACTCCCCGGGAAGCTGCCGGCGGGGTCCACGCCGGGGGAAATCCCCCGCAGGGCGTGATGGGAAAATGTACGTTCTGTGTGCACCGCCAGGACTCCGACAACGAGGACCTCCAGGGGACGACCGCCTGCGAGGAGGTCTGTCCGGTCGACGCGATTCATTTCGGAGACCTAGAGGATTCCGAAAGCGCCCCGCGCCAACATCTCGAGGAACTCGACGACGACGCCAGCACGTTCAGGCTGCTCGAGTTCATGGGAACCGAACCGAACGTCATCTACGTCGGGGACGAACCGGGAGCCCCTGCGACGCCAGTGGAGGGGCCACGGACGGTCGAAGACATGCACCGCGACCTGACCCGGGAACGCAAGGGGCGCCCACCCGTGGAATATCCCTCTCCAGGAAGTGATGAGGATGGCAGCTAA
- the nrfD gene encoding NrfD/PsrC family molybdoenzyme membrane anchor subunit: MAAKTEYNWDHLSGLSTPLLGSIVVLTAIALLTLEAIVHQVQHGLVVTDLAAQGTQAGATWGLYIGTFEWFAGMAVATLAITGYIRFSELDDYDMIARIANIWAFICGLTAAWLIIIDLGTPHRVLTILAQWPSTVVHSPLAWDVTFVTTLLVFTLTMLTISLRLDFLRTEGPLPLHADLVRRVVSAGATNTEVPKLESMRKWLGLGLMVLAFTAGMIPGILLGVVGQQPGFFGREQGIVFVVNGLVAGTALVTLTAGVLRLQFDWRDKLSDRVLIGLGQALTTFGFVYLVVMFNDVLQGLTGMQQFYEQRISDAVLFGSLSPFFWGSILLVGVPTLLLAIFKYRLGVKYMNVLALSAMLGVWIKSNLKVIEPLVFPVLPGFIGSYTPTLVEWIITVGAIAIALLLFLLFAKVIPLARDPSREVNR, from the coding sequence ATGGCAGCTAAAACCGAGTACAACTGGGATCACCTCTCGGGGCTTTCGACTCCCCTCCTGGGATCGATCGTCGTCCTGACAGCCATTGCACTCCTCACCCTCGAGGCGATCGTCCACCAGGTCCAGCACGGACTCGTGGTCACGGACCTGGCCGCACAGGGAACACAGGCGGGTGCCACCTGGGGACTGTACATCGGGACGTTCGAGTGGTTCGCCGGCATGGCCGTCGCAACCCTCGCGATCACGGGATACATCCGGTTTTCCGAACTCGACGACTACGACATGATCGCCCGGATCGCCAACATCTGGGCGTTCATCTGCGGACTCACTGCGGCCTGGCTGATTATCATCGACCTGGGGACGCCCCATCGCGTGTTGACGATCCTCGCCCAGTGGCCCTCGACCGTGGTTCACTCGCCGCTCGCGTGGGACGTGACCTTCGTGACGACGCTTCTGGTCTTCACCCTGACCATGCTCACGATCTCGCTTCGGCTCGACTTTCTCCGGACCGAAGGACCACTCCCCTTGCATGCCGACCTCGTCAGACGCGTGGTCAGCGCCGGGGCAACGAACACGGAGGTTCCGAAACTCGAATCGATGCGAAAGTGGCTCGGACTCGGCCTGATGGTGCTGGCGTTCACGGCCGGGATGATTCCCGGAATTCTCCTCGGCGTCGTCGGCCAACAGCCGGGCTTTTTCGGACGCGAGCAGGGGATCGTGTTCGTCGTCAACGGGCTGGTCGCCGGGACCGCGCTCGTGACGCTTACAGCCGGGGTATTGCGGCTGCAGTTCGACTGGCGGGACAAACTCTCAGACAGGGTACTGATCGGACTCGGCCAGGCGCTCACTACCTTCGGGTTCGTCTACCTGGTCGTGATGTTCAACGACGTTCTCCAGGGGCTGACAGGGATGCAGCAGTTCTACGAACAGCGAATCAGTGATGCGGTCCTGTTCGGCTCGCTCTCGCCGTTCTTCTGGGGGAGTATTCTCCTCGTGGGCGTGCCAACGCTACTGCTGGCGATATTCAAGTATCGGCTGGGCGTCAAATACATGAACGTCCTCGCGCTTTCGGCGATGCTTGGGGTCTGGATCAAGTCGAACCTGAAAGTCATCGAACCACTGGTGTTCCCCGTGTTGCCCGGGTTCATCGGGAGTTACACCCCGACGCTCGTCGAGTGGATCATCACAGTCGGCGCGATCGCGATCGCGCTGCTTCTGTTCCTGCTGTTCGCGAAAGTGATCCCGCTTGCACGTGATCCCAGCAGGGAGGTGAACCGCTGA
- a CDS encoding 2Fe-2S iron-sulfur cluster-binding protein, whose protein sequence is MTDPQHSTTDANCADCDANSADEPGVCPTKRRRLLAGLAVGGSAALAGCTGLLGTPGEYEVRGSDDVYDVSFEQAERTIEIRGSQTVLRAAEEQEISVPYDCRAGFCGVCLSRADDDATTAVHMATNNYDRLTEAAVEAGYFLPCTSQPRDDFSVTTGVSPGELDEYAPDDPDNDDEPNDEPDDVGRRHAIKYLNEGWIIPVGERQDLLRAAEDVGLDELPYQCRVGRCGVCLSRIDGDATELVEHESIDYGPLDEDALRDGYVLTCTAQPRGEFELETNRAGDL, encoded by the coding sequence ATGACAGATCCACAGCACTCGACAACAGACGCAAATTGTGCGGACTGCGATGCGAACTCGGCGGACGAACCGGGCGTGTGTCCCACGAAACGGCGGCGGCTACTCGCCGGACTGGCCGTCGGCGGATCGGCCGCGTTGGCCGGCTGTACAGGACTCCTCGGGACGCCCGGGGAGTACGAGGTCCGCGGAAGCGACGACGTGTACGACGTCTCGTTCGAACAAGCGGAGCGCACGATCGAAATTCGGGGGAGTCAAACGGTGTTGCGTGCGGCCGAAGAGCAGGAAATCTCGGTTCCGTACGACTGCCGTGCCGGTTTCTGTGGCGTCTGTCTCTCGCGGGCGGACGACGACGCCACGACGGCGGTACACATGGCCACCAACAACTACGATCGGCTGACCGAGGCGGCCGTCGAGGCGGGCTACTTCCTGCCCTGTACGAGCCAACCACGGGACGATTTCTCAGTGACGACCGGTGTCTCTCCGGGCGAACTCGACGAGTACGCGCCGGATGATCCGGACAACGACGACGAGCCGAACGACGAACCGGACGACGTCGGGAGGCGACACGCGATCAAGTACCTCAACGAAGGGTGGATTATTCCCGTCGGGGAACGACAAGATCTACTCCGTGCCGCCGAAGACGTCGGTCTCGACGAACTCCCGTATCAGTGTCGGGTGGGTCGGTGTGGAGTATGCCTCTCCCGTATCGACGGGGACGCGACGGAACTGGTCGAACACGAATCGATCGATTATGGCCCACTCGACGAGGACGCACTGCGCGATGGATACGTGCTGACGTGTACCGCACAACCTCGTGGGGAATTCGAACTCGAGACGAACAGGGCGGGCGATCTCTAA
- a CDS encoding DUF7111 family protein: MTDDATTDDPTEEVELTRDGITARYFTAGTERLLEFTADGRTAVLAQNTDGYAMLTVRPGIDAEELERYYGFEMALDHAAELLDVSPHRLPVPEPAADMGM, translated from the coding sequence ATGACCGACGACGCCACGACGGACGACCCGACGGAGGAAGTCGAACTGACGCGGGACGGAATCACTGCACGGTACTTCACTGCAGGGACGGAACGGCTTCTGGAATTTACGGCCGACGGCCGGACTGCCGTCCTGGCACAGAACACGGACGGCTACGCGATGCTTACCGTTCGCCCGGGGATCGACGCCGAGGAACTCGAACGCTATTACGGATTCGAGATGGCGCTGGATCACGCGGCGGAACTCCTCGATGTGTCTCCGCACCGGCTGCCGGTTCCGGAACCGGCAGCCGACATGGGGATGTGA
- a CDS encoding MoaD/ThiS family protein, producing the protein MTGQHSQPTGSVQDTQPAEDERAETTVEVRCTGHVRMELGHHSFEYSFQGTTLREFLEEFFAEYPEIESMIIATREEDATARGWAPVKDPPGTWRKNPEGEQTVAFARVMVNGRFNENLDGFDTELSDGDRVALVYPFMFCL; encoded by the coding sequence ATGACAGGACAACACTCGCAACCAACGGGGAGTGTACAGGACACGCAACCCGCAGAAGACGAACGCGCCGAGACCACCGTCGAGGTCCGCTGTACCGGACACGTTCGCATGGAGCTCGGGCATCACTCCTTCGAGTACTCCTTCCAGGGAACCACCCTCAGAGAATTCCTCGAAGAGTTTTTCGCGGAGTACCCGGAGATCGAGTCGATGATCATCGCGACGCGAGAGGAGGACGCGACTGCGCGGGGCTGGGCACCGGTGAAGGATCCCCCGGGAACCTGGCGCAAGAATCCCGAGGGGGAACAGACGGTCGCGTTCGCGAGGGTCATGGTCAACGGCCGGTTCAACGAGAACCTGGACGGATTCGACACGGAACTGTCCGATGGTGATCGGGTGGCGCTGGTGTATCCGTTTATGTTCTGCCTCTGA
- a CDS encoding TIGR04053 family radical SAM/SPASM domain-containing protein produces the protein MNPHSIDTEQQPFVLIWEVTQACELECKHCRADAQPDRHPDELTTEEGIALLEDAADFGEGQLVVLSGGDPLAREDLVELVEYGTELGLRMTLTPSGTASLTPAVIDDLADAGLKRLAVSLDGATATAHDEFRGEEGSFESTMAAARHARDAGIPLQLNTTVCEETVEELPALADLAEELETVLWSVFFLVPIGRGRILEPIDPARADRVMEWLLEQANERTFGVKTTEAPQYRRVAIQQHSGGSVDTVDSDDRDGIGRRVGIRAGDGFAFVSHLGQVYPSGFLPEPAGSVREERIVDIYRDAPLFERLRDEDQFKGKCGACEFKHVCGGSRSRAYAYTGDPLESDPLCPYVPEGYDGPLPLETFAIPEEPV, from the coding sequence ATGAACCCACACTCCATCGACACGGAACAACAACCCTTCGTCCTCATCTGGGAGGTGACCCAGGCGTGTGAACTCGAATGCAAACACTGCCGGGCCGACGCACAGCCGGACCGGCATCCCGACGAACTCACCACCGAGGAAGGGATCGCGTTGCTCGAGGACGCCGCTGATTTCGGCGAGGGGCAGCTCGTCGTCCTGTCCGGGGGCGATCCCCTCGCTCGGGAGGACCTCGTTGAACTGGTCGAGTACGGGACGGAGCTGGGACTCCGGATGACGCTCACCCCCAGCGGTACTGCCTCGCTGACCCCGGCGGTGATCGACGACCTCGCCGACGCGGGACTGAAGCGACTTGCGGTCAGTCTCGACGGTGCGACGGCGACAGCTCACGACGAATTCCGGGGAGAGGAGGGGAGCTTCGAAAGCACGATGGCGGCCGCGAGACACGCCCGTGACGCGGGAATTCCCCTCCAGCTCAATACGACAGTTTGTGAAGAGACCGTCGAGGAACTACCGGCGCTTGCAGATCTCGCCGAGGAGCTCGAAACCGTGCTGTGGTCGGTGTTTTTCCTGGTGCCGATCGGCCGGGGGCGGATCCTGGAGCCGATCGATCCAGCGCGTGCCGATCGGGTGATGGAGTGGCTGCTGGAACAGGCGAACGAACGCACCTTCGGCGTCAAGACGACCGAGGCGCCACAGTATCGCCGGGTCGCGATCCAGCAACACAGCGGTGGGAGCGTCGACACTGTCGATAGTGACGATCGAGACGGCATCGGTCGGCGTGTCGGGATCCGGGCGGGGGACGGCTTCGCGTTCGTCAGTCACCTGGGCCAGGTGTATCCGTCCGGGTTCCTCCCCGAACCGGCCGGCTCGGTCCGCGAGGAGCGCATCGTCGACATCTACCGGGACGCGCCGCTGTTCGAGCGACTGCGTGACGAAGACCAGTTCAAAGGCAAGTGTGGCGCCTGCGAGTTCAAACACGTCTGTGGCGGCAGCAGGTCGCGGGCGTACGCCTACACCGGCGACCCGCTCGAGAGCGACCCGCTGTGTCCGTACGTGCCCGAGGGCTACGACGGCCCGTTGCCCCTCGAAACGTTCGCGATCCCTGAAGAACCGGTCTGA
- a CDS encoding helix-turn-helix domain-containing protein, whose product MTQARLNVTLPSGPWIAEISRRHPEVTFRVLTAIPAEGRGIALVQIHASDPDAILTEVTDHETVIDCSTLQRTEATATIQIETATPVILPAAKQAGISVEMPVEIREGVATVDVAGAHEKLSALGEQFEAMGLEFDVEYVHERRHPEQLLTYRQQEVLRTAVEKGYYDTPRTCTLTDLAEELGIAKSTCSDILHRIEETIVKQFLEDLPPLIGGDAETPESAKISRE is encoded by the coding sequence ATGACGCAGGCCAGACTGAACGTTACTCTCCCGTCGGGACCCTGGATCGCCGAGATCTCTCGGCGTCATCCGGAGGTGACGTTCCGCGTGCTCACCGCGATCCCTGCGGAGGGTCGGGGGATCGCCCTGGTTCAGATCCACGCGTCGGACCCGGATGCGATTCTCACAGAAGTCACGGATCACGAGACGGTGATCGACTGCTCGACGCTCCAGCGCACCGAGGCGACGGCGACCATCCAGATCGAGACCGCAACGCCGGTCATTCTCCCGGCAGCCAAGCAGGCCGGGATCTCCGTCGAGATGCCCGTCGAGATCAGGGAGGGGGTCGCCACGGTCGACGTCGCCGGCGCACACGAGAAACTCTCCGCGCTGGGCGAGCAGTTCGAGGCGATGGGGCTGGAGTTCGACGTCGAGTACGTCCACGAGCGGCGACATCCCGAACAGCTGTTGACCTACAGACAGCAGGAAGTACTCCGGACCGCAGTCGAGAAGGGATACTACGACACACCGAGAACGTGCACCCTGACTGATCTCGCCGAGGAACTCGGAATCGCCAAGTCGACCTGTAGCGACATACTCCACCGGATCGAGGAGACGATCGTCAAGCAGTTTCTGGAGGACCTGCCCCCGCTGATCGGCGGCGACGCGGAGACACCGGAATCTGCAAAAATCAGCAGAGAGTAA
- a CDS encoding MFS transporter, giving the protein MEFLSDPTKRRWLAWGALISVFLLVNIHRLSTAVLSEELISAFEVTAAQLGTLHASFFVIYAFVQIPTGILADRYGARFVGTAGAITLSAGAVGFALSNGYLGAFLSRALLGLGSGVIFISTIRFCANWYRAREFATMTGLTAGMAGLGAIIATTPLALFIQAIGWRPTILAFAAVGFLAGGGVWVLVRRSPAEAGLDPIDNVPEASSVTFEETLDHLRTLFADPDQWLLSIVFFSAMGTILTVIGLWGVPYLVVVHGLDVTTASYFTLIGAVGMFIGGPTVGWISDRLGRRLLPMIVGLVLFTVALGVIPVSGAPPLPVVAIAYFVIGLGLGFTALALPVIKERYPAEASGVATATVNGAGFLGGAVLPPVMGIALDQYRTGEIVAGTVVYSEFGYRIAFAVTTVAVAVSVCCAIWFSLRQRTGDHELSKTVQ; this is encoded by the coding sequence ATGGAGTTTCTATCGGATCCGACGAAACGTCGCTGGCTGGCCTGGGGAGCCCTGATCAGCGTCTTTCTCCTCGTCAACATTCACCGCCTGTCGACGGCCGTCCTCTCCGAAGAGCTGATTTCGGCGTTCGAGGTGACGGCTGCTCAACTGGGAACACTCCACGCTTCCTTTTTCGTTATTTACGCGTTCGTCCAGATCCCCACGGGGATCCTGGCCGACAGATACGGCGCACGATTTGTCGGTACCGCGGGCGCGATCACACTCAGTGCCGGGGCGGTCGGGTTTGCGCTCAGTAACGGCTATCTCGGGGCGTTTCTCTCCCGTGCGCTTCTTGGCCTCGGGAGCGGGGTCATCTTCATCTCCACGATCCGGTTCTGTGCGAACTGGTACCGTGCCCGCGAATTCGCGACGATGACGGGACTGACCGCCGGCATGGCCGGCCTCGGAGCGATCATCGCGACGACACCGCTGGCGCTTTTCATCCAGGCGATCGGATGGCGTCCGACGATACTCGCGTTCGCGGCAGTCGGGTTCCTCGCGGGTGGGGGCGTCTGGGTGCTGGTTCGTCGCTCGCCCGCCGAAGCCGGACTCGATCCGATCGACAACGTCCCAGAGGCATCGTCGGTCACGTTCGAGGAGACCCTCGACCACTTGCGGACGTTGTTTGCCGACCCCGACCAGTGGCTTCTCTCGATCGTCTTTTTCTCCGCGATGGGGACCATCCTGACGGTGATCGGACTCTGGGGCGTGCCGTATCTGGTCGTCGTCCATGGCCTGGACGTCACGACGGCGTCGTATTTCACCCTGATCGGAGCTGTCGGCATGTTCATCGGGGGACCCACGGTTGGGTGGATCTCCGACCGACTGGGGCGACGATTGTTGCCGATGATTGTCGGGCTCGTCCTCTTTACGGTCGCACTCGGCGTGATCCCCGTCTCCGGTGCGCCCCCGTTACCGGTAGTCGCAATCGCCTACTTCGTGATCGGACTGGGTCTCGGATTCACCGCGCTCGCACTCCCAGTGATCAAAGAGCGGTACCCGGCCGAAGCGAGCGGCGTCGCCACGGCCACTGTCAACGGCGCGGGGTTTCTCGGGGGCGCTGTCCTGCCGCCGGTGATGGGGATCGCGCTCGACCAGTACCGGACTGGAGAGATCGTCGCAGGGACGGTCGTCTACTCAGAGTTCGGCTATCGGATCGCGTTCGCAGTCACGACTGTCGCTGTCGCGGTTTCGGTCTGTTGTGCGATATGGTTCTCGCTCAGACAGCGCACCGGGGACCATGAACTCTCGAAGACCGTCCAATAA
- a CDS encoding cyclodeaminase/cyclohydrolase family protein, which yields MTYAEQTISEFLGSVASDRVTPAGGTAAAVSGAIGAALCEMVCIHTIAAGTGGDSTAETDACDNTQSFATVRDELRGQRRCLLALADADASAVDEFLSSNDVERPPERSSQATTEQKRAIGVPLAIADTSLAVLENAAVVIAPGNRNALADGVTGAYLARGALQSALYIVWTNADQLEDPEFLGKITGRASEIEASAERAFDRIEGVS from the coding sequence ATGACATACGCCGAGCAGACGATATCGGAATTCCTCGGCTCCGTCGCCTCCGACCGGGTAACCCCCGCAGGCGGGACAGCCGCCGCCGTGTCGGGTGCGATCGGCGCGGCGCTTTGCGAGATGGTCTGTATCCACACAATCGCCGCCGGAACCGGCGGGGATAGTACCGCCGAAACGGACGCATGCGACAACACGCAGTCGTTTGCGACGGTCCGTGACGAACTTCGTGGACAGCGACGGTGTCTCCTCGCTCTGGCGGACGCCGACGCCAGTGCCGTCGACGAGTTCTTGTCCTCGAACGATGTCGAACGTCCCCCGGAGCGGAGTAGCCAGGCAACGACCGAACAGAAACGTGCAATCGGCGTACCACTCGCGATTGCTGACACGAGTCTGGCCGTCCTCGAGAACGCAGCGGTCGTGATAGCACCGGGGAACCGTAACGCCCTCGCCGACGGCGTCACCGGAGCCTACCTCGCCCGGGGTGCGCTCCAGTCGGCGCTATACATCGTCTGGACTAATGCAGACCAGTTGGAAGATCCGGAGTTCCTCGGGAAGATTACGGGTCGCGCATCAGAGATCGAGGCATCGGCCGAGCGAGCGTTCGACCGGATCGAGGGAGTGTCGTAA
- a CDS encoding HEAT repeat domain-containing protein — MTEEPVKDDRHDKDSDDRNGKAPDERLNPARSPGAGDGPKDLSEIEVSRDVTLGTADPEEFTATDTAPVADATVEELCSALQDGDRVERRRAAVALAQRSKTEAAVEPLRTAVLQDPDPDVRQFAVEALATHGDESVRETVEAVASDSNPWVRAEAVVTLDSLDCDESLPVLERMLEDDHPAVRRNAMISLFKARGEDALVTLVEGLSDPDERVREWAAELLGGIDDDRAREALTRTANDDESDFVRATAKRALGESSPFDGGGSVRPGGSNVRSVPGKSSEDDGSRDLNNAPDL; from the coding sequence ATGACAGAGGAACCGGTGAAAGACGACCGACACGACAAGGATAGCGACGACAGAAACGGGAAGGCCCCGGACGAGCGGCTGAATCCGGCCCGGAGTCCAGGGGCCGGTGACGGTCCGAAAGACCTCTCGGAGATCGAGGTGAGCCGCGACGTGACGCTCGGCACCGCCGATCCCGAAGAGTTCACCGCGACCGACACAGCCCCAGTGGCGGACGCGACTGTCGAGGAACTCTGTTCGGCGTTGCAGGACGGCGACCGCGTCGAACGCCGCCGTGCAGCCGTCGCGCTCGCACAGCGCTCGAAAACAGAGGCAGCTGTGGAGCCGCTCCGGACTGCCGTACTGCAGGATCCGGACCCGGATGTGCGTCAGTTTGCCGTCGAAGCGCTCGCGACCCACGGCGACGAGTCGGTCCGCGAGACCGTCGAGGCGGTCGCGTCCGACAGCAACCCGTGGGTTCGTGCTGAAGCGGTGGTGACGCTCGATTCGCTCGATTGCGATGAGAGCCTCCCAGTGCTCGAGAGGATGCTCGAGGACGATCACCCGGCGGTGCGCAGGAACGCGATGATATCGCTGTTCAAAGCACGCGGCGAGGATGCACTGGTGACGCTCGTCGAAGGGCTGTCCGATCCGGACGAACGCGTCCGCGAGTGGGCGGCTGAACTGCTCGGCGGAATCGACGACGACCGGGCCCGGGAGGCGCTCACACGGACTGCAAACGACGACGAAAGCGACTTCGTCCGCGCGACAGCGAAGCGGGCCCTGGGGGAATCGTCACCGTTCGACGGCGGTGGATCCGTCCGCCCGGGCGGATCGAACGTCCGCTCCGTCCCCGGAAAATCGTCGGAGGACGACGGTTCGAGAGATCTGAACAACGCGCCGGATCTGTAG
- a CDS encoding molecular chaperone TorD family protein, whose protein sequence is MTGHGTSVDSADESRTVELEDGEVDTTLASRATVYGLLVRLFDEPDERLHEAIDDGSLSEELTTLVERAGLEIDAPQLETDDDLRTLKARFNDIFEVGVPKPSVPLYESSHRDDVSWHDLNLDLARAYDYYGLDVDDSNREDHDNLRLQLEFASYLARREAVGDPDAGAARRDFLDRHLTVFARQLSDAIESEPNTGVYGDLVDFLEAFVAAEHRALASTDQ, encoded by the coding sequence ATGACCGGACACGGTACGAGCGTCGACTCCGCTGACGAATCGCGTACAGTGGAACTCGAGGACGGCGAGGTCGATACGACACTCGCCAGTCGGGCGACCGTGTACGGTCTCCTCGTGCGCCTGTTCGACGAACCGGACGAACGGCTGCACGAAGCGATCGACGACGGGAGCCTGTCGGAAGAGCTTACCACGCTAGTCGAGCGTGCCGGCCTCGAGATCGACGCGCCCCAGTTGGAGACTGACGACGACCTGCGCACGCTGAAGGCGCGATTCAACGACATCTTCGAGGTCGGTGTCCCGAAGCCCTCGGTCCCGCTGTACGAGTCGTCTCACCGCGACGACGTGTCCTGGCACGACCTCAACCTCGACCTCGCCCGGGCGTACGACTACTACGGGCTGGATGTCGACGACTCGAACCGGGAGGATCACGACAACCTCCGCCTCCAGTTGGAGTTTGCGAGCTACCTCGCCCGCCGGGAGGCGGTCGGCGATCCGGACGCGGGTGCAGCCAGACGCGACTTCCTCGATCGCCACCTCACAGTCTTCGCCCGGCAGCTGAGCGACGCAATAGAATCGGAGCCGAACACCGGTGTGTACGGGGATCTCGTGGACTTCCTCGAGGCGTTCGTAGCGGCCGAACACCGGGCACTCGCCTCGACAGACCAATGA